One Clostridia bacterium genomic window, AGCCGCGAAAGCGTAAGTCGCCGCAGCGCAGCGGCGTTTGTATTTCGGCACGCGGAACTTGTGATATCCAACCCCGACCCCGCAAGGAACAGTTTGTTTTCTTTCATTTTATTTGACATAACACGCTCCGGGATAATTTAGTACGCATTACGCTTATTTTGCTACGTTTTTACGGAATAATACCGACATGTATGCTAAGATATTTATGTTGACATATTACCTCGAAATGTGTATAATTACCGTATAAATATTTGGAGGTCATACTATGCCGTTATTCAAAAAGTGCAGGGATTTCCATCTTGTAAAAGATATCAAAGCGATGGGGATTTATCCATATTTCCACGAACTTGAATCAAAGCAGGACATCGAGGTAATGATGGAGGGCAAGCGCCGCATAATGCTCGGCTCCAATAACTACCTCGGTCTCACCGTTCATCCCGAAGTCATAGAAGCCGGCGTAAAAGCGCTCGAGAAGTACGGCTCCGGCTGCTCCGGCTCGCGCTTCCTCAACGGCACGCTCGACCTGCACAATCAACTTGAGCACGAACTCGCTGAATTCGTCGGCAAGGAAGAGTGCGTGACATTCTCCACCGGCTTCCAGTCAAACCTCGGCATTATTTCCGCGATTGCCGGCAAAGGCGACTACATATTCAACGACCGCGAGAATCACGCGAGCATTTACGACGCCTGCAAGCTCAGCTACGCCGAAACGATCCGCTACAAGCACAACGATATGGCAAGTCTCGAGAAGAAGCTGAGTGAGGTCCCGCTCGAAGCCGGGAAACTCATCGTCACCGACGGCGTTTTCAGCATGAGCGGCGACATGTGCAAGCTTCCCGAGATCGTCGCGCTCGCCGAGAAGTATAAGGCGCGCGTCATGGTCGACGACGCCCACGGACTCGGAGTCCTCGGCGAAGGCGGACGCGGCACGGCAAGCTATTTCGGACTCACCGACAAGGTCGATATCATAATGGGCACGTTCAGCAAATCGCTGGCGAGTCTCGGCGGCTATATGGCGGCGAGCAGCGAGGTCTGCGAATTCGTCAGACACAGCTCCCGTCCGTTCATATTCAGCGCCTCCATCCCGCCCGCGTGCTGCGCGACCGCGATAAAGGCGCTTGAGATTATGAAACGCGAACCCGAACGCGTCGAACGTCTCGGAGATCTCGCGGAATACCTGCGCGACGGGATGAAGAAGCGCGGTCTCGCTATCCGCGACACCGACAACAAGCGCGTCCCGATCGTCCCCTTTTACACCTACGAACAGGTGCGCACGCTTACCATCGGCAAGATCCTTTTTGACGAAGGCGTTTACGTCAACCCCGTTCTGCCGCCGGCGACGACTCCTACGGAGTGCCTGCTTCGCACGAGTCTGATGGCGACGCACAACGAGGAGATAATCGACGAAGCCCTCGATATCATCAAGAGAGTGGTTGAAGAGAATGCCTGACGTAAAGGTCGTTGCAATAACCGGCGCTTCAAGCGGGATAGGCCTTTGCGCCGCGAAGATGTTCGCGGACCGCGGTTACAAGGTCTATTGCCTCAGCCGCACCGCGCCGAAGGATGAACGCATAAAGCATATACCCGCCGACGTTTCCGACGAAAGCGCCGTCATCGCCGCGTTCGAACGCATAAAGAGCGAAACCGGGCGGCTCGACGTCCTCGTCAACAACGCCGGATTCGGCATTTCCGGAGCGACCGAGCTGACCGACACCGCCGCGGCGAAGCGGCAGTTTGACGTCAACTTCTTCGGGCAGTTCATCTGTGCGAAGCACGCTGCTCCCATGCTCCGCGAAACGAAGGGCGCGATTGTCAACGTCAGCTCCGCTGCGGCGATATTCTCAATTCCATATCAGGCGTTCTACTCCGCATCCAAATCCGCGATAAACTCGCTCACCCTCGCGATGAGAAGCGAGCTGAAGCCCTTCGGCGTCCGCGTCAGCGCCGTCATGCCAGGCGACGTCCGCACCGGCTTCACGGCCGCGAGGATAAAGGACGACGGCGAGAAGTCGCTCTATTCGGACACGATAAAGGCGTCCGTGGCGGTTATGGAGAAGGACGAGATAAACGGCATGCCGCCGGAAAAAGTCGCGAAAATCATCGTTAAACTCGCCGAGAAGCGCAGACCGAAGCCACTGACCGTCGCGGGCGGAAAATACAAGCTCTTCGCGGCGCTCAACAAGCTCCTGCCGACCGGGCTCGTAAATTCCATAGTCGGCTCGATGTATATCAAAAAAGAAAAGAAATAAATGGAATCGGAGACCGCAAGGTCTCTGATTTTCATAAACGCGAGGTGCGAAATGCCGC contains:
- a CDS encoding aminotransferase class I/II-fold pyridoxal phosphate-dependent enzyme, whose amino-acid sequence is MPLFKKCRDFHLVKDIKAMGIYPYFHELESKQDIEVMMEGKRRIMLGSNNYLGLTVHPEVIEAGVKALEKYGSGCSGSRFLNGTLDLHNQLEHELAEFVGKEECVTFSTGFQSNLGIISAIAGKGDYIFNDRENHASIYDACKLSYAETIRYKHNDMASLEKKLSEVPLEAGKLIVTDGVFSMSGDMCKLPEIVALAEKYKARVMVDDAHGLGVLGEGGRGTASYFGLTDKVDIIMGTFSKSLASLGGYMAASSEVCEFVRHSSRPFIFSASIPPACCATAIKALEIMKREPERVERLGDLAEYLRDGMKKRGLAIRDTDNKRVPIVPFYTYEQVRTLTIGKILFDEGVYVNPVLPPATTPTECLLRTSLMATHNEEIIDEALDIIKRVVEENA
- a CDS encoding SDR family oxidoreductase; the encoded protein is MPDVKVVAITGASSGIGLCAAKMFADRGYKVYCLSRTAPKDERIKHIPADVSDESAVIAAFERIKSETGRLDVLVNNAGFGISGATELTDTAAAKRQFDVNFFGQFICAKHAAPMLRETKGAIVNVSSAAAIFSIPYQAFYSASKSAINSLTLAMRSELKPFGVRVSAVMPGDVRTGFTAARIKDDGEKSLYSDTIKASVAVMEKDEINGMPPEKVAKIIVKLAEKRRPKPLTVAGGKYKLFAALNKLLPTGLVNSIVGSMYIKKEKK